The nucleotide sequence CCCTCGATCACCTCGACCTCGCCGCCGCTGACCGCGCCGGGCGTGACCGAGGCGATCCTGACCAGACTGACCGAGGCGATCGACGCCAGCGCCTCGCCGCGAAAGCCCATCGTTCCAATCGCGTAGAGGTCGTTCTCATCCGTGATCTTGCTGGTGGCGTGCGGCTGGACGGCCATCGGAATCTGCTCGGGCTCGATCCCGCCGCCGTTGTCGACGATCCGGATCAGCTTCGTCCCGCCCTGCTCGACCCCCACCTCGATCCGATCGGCCCCGGCGTCCAGGGAGTTCTCGACCAGCTCCTTGACCACGCTGGCCGGACGCTCGATGCACTCGCCGGCGGCGATCTTGTTGACCAGTTGGGTTGGCAGTATCCTGATGGCGGCCACGGTCGGTCCCGGTTCTCCAAAGCCTTTTCCGCATTATAGCCGCCGGCCAGGCCGGTGGAAAGCCGCAGACCAGAATGGCCGCTGAAACGCCGCGACGGCCAAAGCCTACTCGCGAGCGCGGGTGTTCTCCTCGATCCGGAAAATCACCAGGATCACCTCGAGCCAGATCCGCACCACCAGGACGTAGAGCAGGAATACGATCGGCGAGACGATCAGCAGAACGATGCCGTTGCTGACCCCCTGGGCGAATCCCGACAGGATGATGCCGATCATGCCCAACGCCACGACGACGATGGCGATGATGTAGAGCACGCGAATGACCCGGGTTGTGACGAACTCCGAAAACGACAGGTCGAATAGCGCGGCGAAGAACCCTCTTTCGCGGTCCATCACTGGCTCCTCCAAGAAAGACAGAAACCCCACGACAATGGTGCCACGACGGAACAGCCGTCCTGGATCGCATTGTAACGCCCGCCGACGGCGGTGCAACAGGGAATCGTCAGCCGGCGGCCTCAGCGACGCCAAATCGACGCGCCGCGAGGCGCCGGCAGGGAGTCGAACAAAGCCGTAAAGTCGTCAGTCATCTTCTCGACCGTGAAACGCCGCCGGACCAGGTCGCGCGCGTGGCCGGCGACCTCGCGGCGAAGATCGCCGTCGCCGATCACCTCGAGCAGCCGCTGACGCAGAGCGGCGGCTGAGAGCTGGTAGAAAAAGAACCCCGTCTGGTTGTTGACGATCGCCTCGTCCATCGATCCGATGAAGTACGAAACCGCCGGCACGCCCGCCGCCATCGCCTGCAAAACCGACAGGCTCAAACACTCGTGGTACTCGCTGGTCAGGCACACCAGGTCCAGGCCCGGCAGCAACTGCGAAACGTCCTCACGCTGACCGAGCACCGAAAGGTACTGGCCCAGCAGCCCGCTCTGCCGCGCCCACTGATGGACCGCCGCCCGGTTGGGTCCGTCGCCGATCACGAAAAAATGCACGTCGCGCCGGTGCCGGACGATCTGCCTGGCCGCCGCGATGAAGATGTCGTGGCGCTTGTCCGCCCGAAGGTTCGCGATCATCGCGATCGCCGTCACGTTCTCGTCGGCCAACCCGAGAATCGACCGGGCCCGGTCTCGCCACTCCGGATGGTCGAACCGCTCGACGTCCACGCCGTTGTTGATGACCGCGATCTTGCCCAGCGGCACCTTGTCCAGAGACGCCATGCTCCGCTTGTGCCGTCGGCCCAGGGCCACGAACCGACGGACCAGCGGATAGAGCAGCCGGTTGACCGACTCGAAGTTTAGATGGCCCGGCTGCGAGTAGATATGCGCCCACACCGCCACCGGCACGCCCGCCGCCCGCGCCGCGATCGTCCCCCAGAACATCCGGTCGCCCCCGCTGCCCACCGCCGTCAGTGCCCGAATGCCCTCGCCGCGAATAATCCGCATCAAACGCGGCGCCGCGTGGTAGTCGTACCGGTCAGCCAGAAGCTTCTCGTGGACGGCAATGCCCGCCTCTTCGAGCGGCGCCGCCAGCGGCCCGCGGTCCTTGAGGCACGCGATGACCGGCCGGTACCGCCCGCGCCGCTGAAGCTCGCGGACCAGGTCGAGCAGCACGTGCTCCGCCCCGCCGGTCTCAAGCCGGTTGATGACAAACAGGATGCCGTTCGCTTGTGCCGTCGTCATCGGCCTCGCACCCAATCCCACAGCCCGATCGCCATCCCTCGCAACTGCCCGCGATGGAACGCCCGATCGCCGGCCATCGCGAAGGCCAGCTCGATCGCGAACAGCCCGCCGACCGTCCAGGCCAGCATCAACGCCTCGCCGACGCCGATCGGAAACGCCCGGATATTTATACGCAGATAATTATAAACGGTTTCCCGCCCGGACTGAACCGCGTTCTCGCGGCCGCCCGGATGCGAAAAATGATGAACCGGACACGCGGTGATCCGGACCAGCCGCCCGCGACGATAGAGCCGCGCCGATATCTCCTTGTCTTCGCCCATCCCGTGGCCCGGCAACCGCTCGTCGAACCCGCCGACCTCGCGCAACGTCCGCACCCGGGCGGCCAACGCGCCGCCCTGAAGGTCGGGCGTCTGCTCCAGAAACGAAAGCCGACCGAGCTTCCCGCCAAGCGGCCCAGGACGGTGGTAACGACGCAAAACCGACCAGAGCCCAGCGTACCGGTAAAGCTGCTCGATCACCTGCCGGCCGATCTTCTGACGGGCGGCTTCGACGATCGGAAAGTCGGCGCCGGCGATCTGCCGATCGACGTCGAGGTTGAACACCAGTTCCAGGTACGCCAGCGCGTCCCGATGGAGCTGCGCGTCGTCGTCGAGAAAGAAAATCACCGGCGACTCCGCCAACTCCAGGGCAAGATTCCGAGAGCGGGTCAGGCCGCGACGCTCGGGCGGTTTGCGATGGTGCAGCAAACGGACGCTCTGCGCCTCAGCCCGTCGACGCCAGTTGGCCAGCAGATGGTCGTCAAGCCGGCCGTCGTCGATGACCAGAATCTCGTCCGGCGGCCGCGCCTGATCGAAGCACGACGCCAGCGCCGCCAGGAGGGCTTCCGGTCGGTTGGCGGTGCAGATGGCGACGGCGATCTTCATGGCTTGTATTATGGACGCCGAAACGCCGATTGCAAGACCGGCGGGGTTGCGGACCGCGCCGCCGGGTGTAGAATGGAAACCTGACAACGGCGCCGCCTGCTCCGCGACGACGCCTCGGAAGCCACGGCAGGAGCCGATGATGGACTACGCAGTGGGAATCGTTCAGCCGAAGTACCCGGCGTCGGGATCGCCCGACGACGCCCTTTCGGCGATGGCGGATATGCTCCGCTGGATCGAGGAATACGAAGGACGCACCGACCTGATCGTGCTGCCGGAATACGCCAACTGCCCGGGTCTCGAAGGGCGGGCGGCGGTGCGGACCTTCGTGGCGGAGCAGTCCGATGCGTTCCTCAGCCAACTGAGCGAGCTGGCGGCTCGACGCAAGACGAACATCGCGGTTAACGGGGTGCTGCGGCGCGGCGAGTGCTGCTTCAACACCACCCGGTGGATCGGGCGCGACGGCCGCCGCAAGGCTGAATACGACAAGACGCACCTGACCGCCGCCGAACGCGACGAACTGGGCCTGACCGCCGGCGCCACGCCGGTCGTCTTCGAGCACGAGGGGCTCCGGATCGGCTTCGTCACGTGTTTCGAGATATACTTCGCTGAGTACCTCGAACGGATCGCCTCCCTGAGACCGGACCTGCTGGTCTTTCCGACCTATCAGCGGTCCGAGCAGTCCGAGGTGATCCGCCGCCAGGCCGCCGGCCGGGCTTTGGACGTGGAGGCCTTTGTCCTCCGCAGTTCCTATGCGAAGGGCCAGGGCTCGCCGACCGGAGGCTGTTCGCTGATCGCCGATCCGTCGGGCAGCCTCCTGCTGGATGCGGGACAGGAGGCTGGGCTCTTGGTGGCGACGATCGATCCGACCCAAAAGCGCGAACGCCCAGCCGCCCATAGCCGCCAGGCGATGCGGTCGCGACAGGTCGTGCAAGACAACCGCCGGCCCGAGTTGTATCGCCCGGCCGGGCCGACCGTGGACCGAAAAAACCGCGCCGCGCTCCCGCACGTCGTGGCCCACCGCGGCCTCAGCGGCGTCTGCCCGGAAAACACGCTGCCGTCCTTTGGCGCCGCCGTCGCCCTCGGTGTCGAGGAGATCGAGTTCGATGTCTGGGACTCAATCGACGGCGTCTGTGTGATTTGCCACGATCCCACCGTCGATCGGACCTCGGACGGCGCGGGCCGGATCGACGAGCTGAACTGGGAACAGATCCGTCGCCTCGACGCCGGCGCCTGGAAAGGCGAGCAGTGGCGGGGCCTGCGGTTCCCGCGCCTCGAAGAAGTCTTCGAACGCTTCGCCGGACGCGTCATGATGAACATCCACGCCAAGACTCCCGGCCGCGACGGCTGCATCGTCCGCCGAATCCGCGACCTGGCCGAGTATCACGGCGTCACGGAGCAGATCTACATCGCCGGTGAAGGCGACGTGCTGAAGGCGGCGAGAGAAATCGCCCCCGCCGTCAGCCGCTGCTGCCTCGAAGGCCATCACGACGGCAGAATTGTCGACGCAGCGGTGGAATACGGATGCCGCCGGCTGCAGTTCCATCGAAAGCACTACGACCAGACGATGGCCGCGGCGGCCAGACACCGGGGAATCGTGTGCAACCTCTTCTGGGCCGATACGCCGCAGGACGCGGCGGCGGCCCTGGCCAACGGAATCGACGCGGTGCTGACCAACCGCGCCCATAGCGTGCTGCCCGCGGTCCGAAGCGGCAGATAGTGCGAAGCGGTCTTTTTTCGGGAGCGGTTCGATGACGGTTTTGACGGTTCTTACGGTGGCGGCGGTGGTGCTGTTCGGTGCGGGCCGGGCCTACTCGCGATATCTGGCCCGGCAGTTGGGCGAGGATCCCTCGCGGCAGACTCCCGCGGTGGCCCACGAAGACGGCCGCGACTTTGTCCCGACGCCCACGCCCGTCGTCTTCGCCCACCATTTCGCCTCGATCGCCGGAGCCGGTCCGATCGTCGGGCCCGTGCTGGCCATCATCTACGGCTGGCTGCCCGCCCTCGTCTGGGTGCTGGCCGGCGGCGTGCTGATCGGCGCCGTGCATGACTACCTGGCCACCTACATGGCCACTCGCGAAGGCGGCCAGTCGATGGCCACCGTGGCCCGGCGGATGCTCGGCAAGGACGCCTTCGTGGCCATGACCATCTTCCTGATCGTCATGCTCGCCCTGGTCTGCGCGACCTTCCTGAACCTCTCCGCGGTGGCCCTCACCAGCATGCTGCCCTTCGAACGCCTGGAGCTGCCGCCCGACCAGACGCTCTTCCGCGTCGTCGGCGACCGCGTCGTGATCGGCGGGATCGCCTCGATGAGCGTGATCGTCATCACCGCTGTCGCTCCGCTGCTGGGCTGGCTCTACCTCAAGAAGAAGGTCGCGGTCTGGAAATGCTCGCTGCTGGCCGTCGCGATCTGCGCGGTCAGTATCGCCATCGGCGTCTATCGGCCGGTTGTTTTCGGCCAGACCGAGTTTCTCGGCTGGACGTTCTCCGGACAGGAAATCTGGATGCTGCTCCTCTCAGCCTACGTGCTCGTGGCCGCCGGCGTGCCAGTCTGGATCTTCCTCCAGAGCCGCGACTTCGTCAACGTCCACATCCTCTACGTCGGCATGGGCGCCCTGCTCGTCACGCTGCTGGTCGCCGGCCTCCGCGGTGACGGCGGCTCTGCCGAATCGATCCCAGCCATCAACATCGCCGAAGGAACCGAGGCGATGGGCATGTTCTGGCCCGGCATGTTCATCGTCATCGCCTGTGGCGCGGTCAGCGGCTTCCACAGCCTCTGCGCCGGCGGCACCACCTGCAAGCAGCTCAACTCTGAACGCGCGGCCCGACAGATCGGCTACAACGGCATGCTCCTCGAAAGCTTCCTCGCCGCCTGCGTGATCGCCGTGCTCATGATCGGTGCCGTCAAAGGCAACTACATCCGCGACGTTCACCCGCGTCTGCTGGGCCCGGTCGGCAGTTCCAACGCCGTCCTCGGCTTCGCCATGGCCGTCGGCAACGCGGGCAAGATCGCCTTCGGCATCCCCATCGCGGTAGGGGCCCTGGCCGGCATGGTCCTGCTCGAAGGATTCCTCGTCACCACCCTCGATACCGCCATCCGCCTGACCCGCTACCTGATCGAAGAGGTCTGGCGGACGTTCTTCGGCCAGTACGACGTGTTCGCGCTGCCCGTCGGCATGGACACCGCCAGGTCGTGGGGAACGGGTGATACGCCGGTCGGCGCCGACGGCATTCCGCCCGTCCCCGACCAGACCGCTGAGGAGCCCGCCCCCTTCGCCCCCAAAATCACTTCTGGGGCGTTCCGATGGACGCTGCTCCTGCTGCGAAAGTACTGGTTCAACAGCGGCCTTGCCGTCCTGATCACCCTCGTTTTCGCCTTCTCCGGCGGGGCCAAGGCCCTCTGGGGAATCTTCGCCACCTCCAATCAGCTTCTGGCTGCGCTGGTCCTGTCGCTCGGCGCCCTGTGGCTCCTGCGCCAGGGCCGGCGGGTCTGGTTCGCCCTCCTGCCCGGCCTGTTCATGCTGGTCACCACCCTGACTAACCTGGTGCTGTTGTTCGAGCACTACCGGCACGACCTCGGCACAAACGGCGTGCTGTTCCTGGCCGACATCGTGCTGCTGCTGATCACCGTGTACCTGCTGGCCGGCGGTGTCCGGGCGGCCTGGGCCTGGCGGAGGGAACGGCCGATCGCCGTCACGGGCGCGACGGGCAGGGCCGGATAGGGGATTGTTATGCGCGGCTGGAT is from Phycisphaerae bacterium and encodes:
- a CDS encoding DUF4282 domain-containing protein gives rise to the protein MDRERGFFAALFDLSFSEFVTTRVIRVLYIIAIVVVALGMIGIILSGFAQGVSNGIVLLIVSPIVFLLYVLVVRIWLEVILVIFRIEENTRARE
- a CDS encoding glycosyltransferase → MTTAQANGILFVINRLETGGAEHVLLDLVRELQRRGRYRPVIACLKDRGPLAAPLEEAGIAVHEKLLADRYDYHAAPRLMRIIRGEGIRALTAVGSGGDRMFWGTIAARAAGVPVAVWAHIYSQPGHLNFESVNRLLYPLVRRFVALGRRHKRSMASLDKVPLGKIAVINNGVDVERFDHPEWRDRARSILGLADENVTAIAMIANLRADKRHDIFIAAARQIVRHRRDVHFFVIGDGPNRAAVHQWARQSGLLGQYLSVLGQREDVSQLLPGLDLVCLTSEYHECLSLSVLQAMAAGVPAVSYFIGSMDEAIVNNQTGFFFYQLSAAALRQRLLEVIGDGDLRREVAGHARDLVRRRFTVEKMTDDFTALFDSLPAPRGASIWRR
- a CDS encoding glycosyltransferase family 2 protein, whose protein sequence is MKIAVAICTANRPEALLAALASCFDQARPPDEILVIDDGRLDDHLLANWRRRAEAQSVRLLHHRKPPERRGLTRSRNLALELAESPVIFFLDDDAQLHRDALAYLELVFNLDVDRQIAGADFPIVEAARQKIGRQVIEQLYRYAGLWSVLRRYHRPGPLGGKLGRLSFLEQTPDLQGGALAARVRTLREVGGFDERLPGHGMGEDKEISARLYRRGRLVRITACPVHHFSHPGGRENAVQSGRETVYNYLRINIRAFPIGVGEALMLAWTVGGLFAIELAFAMAGDRAFHRGQLRGMAIGLWDWVRGR
- a CDS encoding carbon starvation protein A — its product is MTVLTVLTVAAVVLFGAGRAYSRYLARQLGEDPSRQTPAVAHEDGRDFVPTPTPVVFAHHFASIAGAGPIVGPVLAIIYGWLPALVWVLAGGVLIGAVHDYLATYMATREGGQSMATVARRMLGKDAFVAMTIFLIVMLALVCATFLNLSAVALTSMLPFERLELPPDQTLFRVVGDRVVIGGIASMSVIVITAVAPLLGWLYLKKKVAVWKCSLLAVAICAVSIAIGVYRPVVFGQTEFLGWTFSGQEIWMLLLSAYVLVAAGVPVWIFLQSRDFVNVHILYVGMGALLVTLLVAGLRGDGGSAESIPAINIAEGTEAMGMFWPGMFIVIACGAVSGFHSLCAGGTTCKQLNSERAARQIGYNGMLLESFLAACVIAVLMIGAVKGNYIRDVHPRLLGPVGSSNAVLGFAMAVGNAGKIAFGIPIAVGALAGMVLLEGFLVTTLDTAIRLTRYLIEEVWRTFFGQYDVFALPVGMDTARSWGTGDTPVGADGIPPVPDQTAEEPAPFAPKITSGAFRWTLLLLRKYWFNSGLAVLITLVFAFSGGAKALWGIFATSNQLLAALVLSLGALWLLRQGRRVWFALLPGLFMLVTTLTNLVLLFEHYRHDLGTNGVLFLADIVLLLITVYLLAGGVRAAWAWRRERPIAVTGATGRAG